One Rhodoferax sp. GW822-FHT02A01 genomic window, CTATGCCAACGCACGCATCCGCATCAGCTACCCTGCGAGCGGCGCCGCCACCTCGCAGAGCTGCTCCAGCGACAATTTTGCGATCCGGCCATCGGCCTTCACCGCGGTCACTGCAACCGACGGAACATCGTCCACGGCGGGCGCGGTCAACACGTTAGGGACAACGTCGTGGACAACACCGCCCACGGCGGCAACCCCGATTCACAAGGCTGGCAGGCCATTCCGCCTTAGCGCAGCGGCCACCAACGCATCGGGCTCCACCACCACCAACTATGCTGGCACGCCAAGCGTAGTGCTATCGCAATGTTCGGGCGCTGCCTGCACCGCGTCGCAAGGCAGCCTGACGCTGGGTGGCACGTTTGCATCGGGGGTGCTGTCTTCCAACAATGCCAGCTACAACGACATTGGCTCCTTTGCTCTGGTGCTTCAGGACGCGAGCTTTTCGGCGGTCGATGCCGCAGACTCCACCACGGCGGAGCGGACCATCGTATCCAGTGCAGTTTCGGTAGGGCGTTTCGTGCCCGACCATTTTGATACCGTGATCACCAGCCAGGGCTGCAACACGTTCACCTATTCGGGCCAGCCCTTCACCATGACCGTGACGGCCAAGGATGCTTCGGGCAGCACGCTGACACGCTATGCCAATGCTGGCCTGTCCAACACCGTGGCGCTGACCGACCCCAACGGAGCGGCAGGCGCGTTTGCGACCACAGCGCTATCCACTTTCAATGCGGGCGTCTACACATCGTCCCTCGCGACTTACACCTTCAGCAACCGGGCTACGGCTCCTTCCCCCGTCAAGCTCAGAGTCACAGATACCGACGGCGTCACCTCCGCCACAGGCAGCGACGGGACCTCTGCCACCGCCACGGAAGCAACAGCCACCATTGTGAGCGGGCGACTGCGGATGCTCAATGTGTATGGATCCGAGCAGTTGCCTTTGGCGCTTGCGGTGCAGGCGCAGTACTACGATGCTTCCGTCTGGAAGAACAGTGACAGCAGCTACCCCGACACCTGCACCACACTTGCTGCCTCCAACTTTGCCTTTACCACGTCGGCGCCAGCCTGCAGTGCCGCCATCTCCTCCTGCACTTCTTCTGTCGCCCTGAGTGCCTCTGGAAGCGGCCCCTACAAGGCGCCCTGGACCGGGGCGCTTTCCAAAGCCACTGCCACCGGCAGCTTGTGCGTCACGCTCAATCTGGATGGTTCAGCGGCCGGAAACCAGTGTGTTTCCACGGGTGCAGCCGGGCCGGGCCCAACCTCTGCAGCCGCGCCCTGGCTCAAATATCCGTGGAATGGCGCATCCGCGACCAACCCTTTTGCGCAGGCCATGTTCGGCGTCTACAAAAGTAAACTGATTTATCGCCGGGAAAATTACTGAACGGCGAAAAGCGGGGCTGCGCAATGCACCCTGCGAACTGCTGCGCCAGATACATGGCAGGCATTCCTCAAGCGCGATGCGCCTGAATCCTGAATAAAAGTTAAGAAATCCTTCAGGTTGCCTACAGGTTCGGCAAGCAATATGCGCTGCCTTGTGGGTCATCAACAGGGCTTGTGACCCATCACCGCGGGCGATACGGAATTCAATACTAGAAACAATATATTTACCGGAGACACTAGAACATGAATGCGAAACAACTTCACTTTTCAAAAATACTTTGCCTGACCTTGGGCGTGGTTGGCACAGGGTTCCCCATCGGAGTTGCAATGGCGGCTGACTCTGTAGCACCTCCGGCTGCCACTGTGGAGGAGGGTGGAACTTCCGCCTCGCATGCGGTTGGTGAGATTGAAGCATCGACACAGACCAAGGTGGTCGTGTCCCGTGAACAGATCGAAGCAGGGGATCAGCAGGAAGGGTATAGCGACGCTGTCAAGAACGTGGCCGGTGTGGCAAGCAACAACGGCGCTGGGAGCGCCAACGCCAGCGTGAAGTTCCGCGGCATCCAGCTTGGCCTGTATACGAACTACCGTCTCAATGGTGGTCTGGCCATCACAAACGTCATCACGATTCCCACCGAAGACAAGGAAAAGATCGAAGCACTCAAAGGCGCGAATGCGCTGATGTTTGGACTGGCCAGTCCCGCGGGCATCATCAATTTGCTGACCAAACGCCCCGCAGACAAAGACATTTCGTCTGTCTCCATGTCCGGCAACGGATTCGGGCAACTCGGTGCCTCGGCGGACATCAGCCGCAAGTTTGGGGAAGAGAAGCAGTTCGGACTGCGGGTGAACGCATCGGACAGCGGCGTGCCGATCTTGATGGCAAAGGGCTTGACATAGAACTCGGCTACGCGAAGTTCACCGATTCCATCCATGGTCAGGTTAAAGGGGCGCTCGCCGTTCGCACCCGGAATGTTTCTTCCGTCCAGATTGCGGGACTGAAAGACGGTTCCCTTCTCGGTATCACGAATGTCAATATAGAAGAGTGCGGCAGTGCGGTCCGATGACACGCGCAATCGCTTCTCCAGCAGTTGAGGGTCATTGGGATCAAATTCACGGAATACATGGATCTTGATGACTTTGAGCTGGGAGCTGTTTTGAACGTCCAGGCCCTGGATCAGGTGGTTTTGCAGCAGGACATAGCCCGTCACAAACACGCATGTCAGCGTCACCGTGACTGCCAATGTGTACCAGAGGGTCAGACGCGTGCCAATGGACTTTGGCAGCTGGAGTCGCCACTTGGGCGCGGGCGACGTTGGCTCCAGCGCAAGAATGCCTCCAGCGTTGGCGCTCTGGTCAGATAAGTTGATAGCCGACACCGCGCACCGTCTTGAAGAATGGTTGGCCGGAGAACGCATCCAGCTTGGTACGCAAACGGCTCATGTACACATCCAGCAAATTGGTGTCCACATCGTAGTGTGCATCCCATATCTTTTCGGAAATGAGTGTGCGCGGCAATATGCGGCCGACGTTTTGCATGAAGATCTCCAGCAGCGCATATTCCCTGCTGGTCAGGTCCAGCGGCTTGCCATCAATCTGCACGGTATGGCCCAGTAGATCCAGCCGGATTCCCTTGTATTCAAGCACGGTCTCCTTGACGGCTGAATGCCTCCTCAACAGTGAACGGATTCTGGCCAGCAGCTCTTCGAGGCTGAAAGGCTTGGGCAAGTAGTCGTCGGCGCCAATGTCAAGCCCCTTGATACGGTCGACGACCGTATCGCGCGCACTCAGAATCAGCACCGGCTCGGTGAAACCGTTTCTGCGCCACTCCTGCAGCAAATCCAGGCCGTCACCATCGGGCAACCCCAAATCGAGTACGACGGCGTCATACCCGGTTTCGCAGAGCGCATCGCGCGCCGCGCGGCAACTTCCAACCAGTGTTGCGGTGTAGAAACACTCCTGAATGCCTTGTTGCAGAAGCCGCCCCAGTCGCAATTGATCTTCTACTATGAGTACCTTCATTCCTGTATTCCATTCTCTCCAAGGGGGCGACTATTGAGATGAGATCGGTGTCGCGCACCTCTCAATGATGCGGCATATGCCGTCTTTCTACCATTGGGGAAATCCTAGCCCTCCGCTAAGATGCCGCGCATGCAAAGCCTTGGCCCCATCGCCTTTCTGAACGCTCTGAGTGACCCAGGGCAACACCGCCTGTTTGCGCTGTCTTCGCAGGCCGTTGCACCCGCACCCAGCGACTTCCAGCGCTGGTACTGTGCCGACCGTCCGTTGGGCCTGCTTTCGCCCGAGCGGGCCCACTGGCTGGCGCAGCAGCTTGCGCCATGCAGGTTCACACCGGGTGGCCTGGTGTGGGAGGTTGAGTGCGCAACACGTGAACAGCGCAGCGCGCAGTTACAGAACGCCTTGCTGCAGGCGCGTGCCCAGGGCTTGCTGCCGGGCTGGCGTAATGAGCGATTCAGCTTCTGGCATGCCGACTGCATGACGCCGGACTTGAACGTGCCGGCTTTGCTGGATGTGGAGCGTTCGGGTTTCCGTTTCCTGGGCATGCTCAGCCATGCGGTGCATGTGAATGGCTTCTTGCCCGATGGCAGGTTATGGTGCGCCCGGCGCGCGCTGACCAAGGCGACGGACCCGGGCATGCTGGACAACGTCACAGCAGGCGGCCTGCCCAGTGGCGAGAGGGTACAGGACTGCCTGCAGCGTGAGCTGGCGGAAGAGGCCGGTCTGTTCAGCTTGCAGGGGCACGCGCTGCAGGCCGCCGGACAGGTGCGCACATCGCGCCTGGAGCGCGAGGGCTGGCATGACGAGATCCTGCATGTGTTCAACCTCACTTTGCGGAATGGCTTTGCGCCACACAACCAGGATGGTGAGGTAGCCGAATTCATATGTCTGCGCCCAGGCGAAGTGTTGGCCAGAACAGAGGCCGGGGAATTCACTGTGGACGCGGTGCAGACGCTGATCCAGGGTCTGCGGGCAAACTCAGCGCACGTTGTGTAACAGCAAGCTGGGTAGGTAGGTTGCGGTTGCCGGGACCCAGGCAATGGCCAGCGTACCCAGAAAGATCGCCAGCAACGCGGGCAACACCGCAGCGGCCACGTAGCGCACCGGCTTGTCGAACATGGCCGAGGCAAAGTAGATGTTCATGCCGGCAGGCGGGCACAGAAAGCCCAGTTCCATATTGGCCAGAAAGATGATGCCAAAGTGCACCGGGTCTATGCCGTAGCTCAGTGCCACTGGCAGCAGCAAGGGCACCAGCACCACGATGGCCGCAAAGATCTCCATCAGCGCGCCCGCGATGAACAGGAACACATTGAGCACCAGCAGGAAGACCCACTTGTTGGGTATCACGCCTTGCACCCACTCAATGGCCGCATCGGGAATGCCCGCGTCGATCAGGTAGTTGGTCAGGCCCAGCGCCATGCCCAGGATCAGCATGACGCCGCCAATGATCTGGGTGCAGTCGCCGAGCGCAGCGCCCAGTTTGCGCCAGCCCAGCTCGCTGTGCGCAAGCACCTGCGTGAGGATGGCATAGGCGGCTGCGATGGCCGCGCTTTCGGTAGGCGTGGCCAGGCCGCTGACCAGGGCACCAATGGCGACTACCGGTGCCAGGATTTCCCACTTGGCGGCCCACAGGGCTGCAGTCACAGAGGGCAGTGCGGCTGTTGCTACCGTTGTGGCCGGTTCGGCAGCAGAGGGGCGCTGGCGCCGCAGGTAACCGCCAAACGCCAGCAAGAACACCACCATGATGCAGGCGGGCAGCAGGCCCGCCAGAAACATGGTGTTGATGGGCACACGCGCAATGATGGCGTACATGATCAATGGCACCGAAGGCGCCAGCAGCACGCCCAGCGCACTGGCACTGGTGACCAAGCTGATGCCGCGTCGCTCCGGGAATCCGGCGTTGCGCAGCAAGGGCAGCAGCAAGCCACCCAGCGCCAGGATGGTGACGCCGCTACCTCCGGTGAATGCCGTAAAGGCAGAGCACAGCACCGCGCTGGCCACCACGGTGCCGGTAGCACCACCACCGAAGAGCGCCACGAAGACAGTACCCAGACGCTGCGCCGCGCCAGTGCGTGCAAACACCAAGCCCGCCAGCGTGAACAGCGGCAACGCCGGCAGCGAAGGGTTGACGGTGATCTGGTAGTGCGACAGCGGTATGGAGGCCAGGGGCAGGGCGTCCTGCCAGAACAGCGCCAGTGCCAACGCGCCCAGCACGGTGAAGATGGGCGCTCCACACAGCAGGGCGCACACCAGCACAATGACGCAGGGCCAGAGCGGCACCGCCGTGCCATCCAATTGCCAGCCTAGCGCCATACCGGCCGCCATGGGCAGCGCGGCACCTAGCAGACGCAGCCACAGGCCTGACGCACTCTGCGCTCCCAATTGCAGACCCAGCAGCAGAAACCCCAGCGGCATGGTGGCCTGAAACCACCACACGGGAATGCCATAGGCCAGCAGCTGTGCCACCTGCCGCTCGCTGTCCACCAGACGCCAACTGGCCATGCACAGAATGCCGCAGACCCCTGCGGCAAACAACTTGCCAAACGCCTTGCTGAATGCCAGCAGGCGCGGATAGTGGGCTGGCATAACGCCACTGCCAAAGGTGCTCAGGTGCCCGTTGCGCAAGGCTGCCACCGAACCAAACATGGCCATCATCAGGCCCAGGTGCTGTACCAGCACCGGCGCGTTTTCAATACCGCTGCCCGCCAGCGGTCGCACCAGGATTTCCACCAGCGGAATCAGTGCCATCAGCACCAGTGCGAAGGATGCCAGCCCCTCGTCGATGCGCAACAGGGCGGGCAGGGAACGTGCCGGGCTCATTTACCCTGCGTGGCCCGGTAGGCTTTGACGTGGCGGAACACTTCGTCAAAGGTATCGGCGGGCACCATGGTGCCGCGTATGCGTGGGTAGAGCTTGTCGGCCAGTTCGTTCCACTCCTGCATCTCTTGCGCATTGGGCTTGTGCACGATC contains:
- a CDS encoding TonB-dependent receptor plug domain-containing protein, translated to MAADSVAPPAATVEEGGTSASHAVGEIEASTQTKVVVSREQIEAGDQQEGYSDAVKNVAGVASNNGAGSANASVKFRGIQLGLYTNYRLNGGLAITNVITIPTEDKEKIEALKGANALMFGLASPAGIINLLTKRPADKDISSVSMSGNGFGQLGASADISRKFGEEKQFGLRVNASDSGVPILMAKGLT
- a CDS encoding response regulator transcription factor, which codes for MKVLIVEDQLRLGRLLQQGIQECFYTATLVGSCRAARDALCETGYDAVVLDLGLPDGDGLDLLQEWRRNGFTEPVLILSARDTVVDRIKGLDIGADDYLPKPFSLEELLARIRSLLRRHSAVKETVLEYKGIRLDLLGHTVQIDGKPLDLTSREYALLEIFMQNVGRILPRTLISEKIWDAHYDVDTNLLDVYMSRLRTKLDAFSGQPFFKTVRGVGYQLI
- a CDS encoding DUF4743 domain-containing protein, translating into MQSLGPIAFLNALSDPGQHRLFALSSQAVAPAPSDFQRWYCADRPLGLLSPERAHWLAQQLAPCRFTPGGLVWEVECATREQRSAQLQNALLQARAQGLLPGWRNERFSFWHADCMTPDLNVPALLDVERSGFRFLGMLSHAVHVNGFLPDGRLWCARRALTKATDPGMLDNVTAGGLPSGERVQDCLQRELAEEAGLFSLQGHALQAAGQVRTSRLEREGWHDEILHVFNLTLRNGFAPHNQDGEVAEFICLRPGEVLARTEAGEFTVDAVQTLIQGLRANSAHVV
- a CDS encoding TRAP transporter large permease subunit, translated to MSPARSLPALLRIDEGLASFALVLMALIPLVEILVRPLAGSGIENAPVLVQHLGLMMAMFGSVAALRNGHLSTFGSGVMPAHYPRLLAFSKAFGKLFAAGVCGILCMASWRLVDSERQVAQLLAYGIPVWWFQATMPLGFLLLGLQLGAQSASGLWLRLLGAALPMAAGMALGWQLDGTAVPLWPCVIVLVCALLCGAPIFTVLGALALALFWQDALPLASIPLSHYQITVNPSLPALPLFTLAGLVFARTGAAQRLGTVFVALFGGGATGTVVASAVLCSAFTAFTGGSGVTILALGGLLLPLLRNAGFPERRGISLVTSASALGVLLAPSVPLIMYAIIARVPINTMFLAGLLPACIMVVFLLAFGGYLRRQRPSAAEPATTVATAALPSVTAALWAAKWEILAPVVAIGALVSGLATPTESAAIAAAYAILTQVLAHSELGWRKLGAALGDCTQIIGGVMLILGMALGLTNYLIDAGIPDAAIEWVQGVIPNKWVFLLVLNVFLFIAGALMEIFAAIVVLVPLLLPVALSYGIDPVHFGIIFLANMELGFLCPPAGMNIYFASAMFDKPVRYVAAAVLPALLAIFLGTLAIAWVPATATYLPSLLLHNVR